The nucleotide window TCACCCACAGCAGCTAACTGGAAAAAACCACCACAGAGCTAAGGCTTTACTAAAAAAACACGTTATCATAAAAATACTGGGAGGGTGGGAACAGACCATTTAGCCCACCTTGACTGGTTATTGTGCCCTGATGGATAAGTTAGTACTAACAATGGATTTTAATTATATGATGCTTCTTACATGACCTTATTCAATTGCTTAGCAGAGGTCCTTACCCTGTATGACAAAGACAGCTTACTGTTTAGATATTATTcatgtatccagctgtataattacTGAAGCGATTTGCGTTAACTGTCTTGctcaaaggcacaacagcattgccccacCTTACAATGGAGCTTGATAGTATTCAGTTATCAATCCCAAGATCCTTTGCCACACATCTGCTCTTGGGAACTATCTTTGTTCCACAATTGGGGTGTGTTCTGCTCCTCACTGGTTCACATTCCCAGTCACATCTTAATATCATTGGGCGCTGCAACAGCagcttttaataatttaataccaacatttttaaatttcattttagctTTCATTAGTGCCTTCtagagttggggtcaattccatttcatttcgGTCAATTgaagaaatgaatttaaattcagttcatgaATTGAATATTGCACCATCATTGtctatgaaaaatgaaaaatttcatttaaattgttcatttcatttcatttaattcccTGAGTTGAcagaattgaaattgaattgatcCCAATTCTGGATGCCTTCATCAGTTCATCTGCCTGTGTACATTTTAATCAAAAAgtgtttgttaaaatgtataaCCTTAGATACTAAAGCATTGCAAGCTCCTGTTGCTGAGTGCAGGGTTTTATTTACTTGCTTTATAAAACCAGGAGGTGGTTTGTGCACTCTGAGCAAACCTTATATGGGCAGACAACATTGGGAGATACCTTGTTGAGCTGTATTTAACCCTGGGCTCCATACCACAAGTCATAAAGTGCACAAGCCTTGGGGGACTAACTTACCTTTCTCCATTCCTTTCTTGCCACTCAACTACAGAACTAGACAAAATCGGCCAATCAAGTAAAGCTTCCCCCCTGGCTGGCTTGACAGAAAGCGATGGCTTGACAAAAAGTGATGATTTTCAGTGAGTTAATGGATCAATGGGATGCAGAGGGAGCAATGTGCCACAGTGGTGACAGACAGGGTTCATAAGCCAGTGGctgttggtttgattccttggTGGGGCCCTGCAGCTGTACCATTGGGCTACATACCTATATCCAATcacctcaggaaatatccagttGTTCAAATGGATAGCATATAAAAATGGTAAACTAAGTCAATCTGGATGAGGGCATCAATTaaacaactgtaatgtaatgtaatgtatcctATGAGCACCATGATATAGGGTAACAGTGCTCCAGTAGATTGATAGTATGATCTATATGCATGCAAGTATCATGTTGATATGCTGCTTTGATATAATTATTATGCGCTATGTGTTGGCTAATACATTCACCTTTGTATGTAGAGGCTGACTGTGTATCTGTTGAAAACTCATCGCTGCCCTTTGTGATAAATACACTAAATGCCTAAATTCACAGGGCAGCATTCCCAGGTTCTGATGACACCAAATACAGACCTAACTTCTTTATTATCTAGATTCAACCCATGTAGCATCAGTGTTCTCTGAACCCCACTGAGTACATCCACAATGTTTTTGCAGATGAGCTTTTTGAACTCCCCATTTATATTCTACCCAGAACACAAAGTTACTTTCACTCTTGAACAGACTTGCTTTAAGGGAGATATCACCAGGGTTATTgatagttttaaaaatatttctgagtgtgtgtgcctgtttgtgtgtggcatGTTTGTAATTCTGATGTAGTGATGTAATGAATCCCGATTCAATGGTGTTGTATGTTTTCATCTTCCTGATTTTATCTTGCGCTTTTGAGTCCTGGGGTGGCGCAGGACTTTTTCGAGTTCTTTCACCcactgcattgtgtgtttgctttgaaaagGGGACAGAGAAACGAGCTGAGCAGCATGACATGTTGTTCAGCCAAACATAGGTGctgcattgttttctgttttcttgggaaggggaaaaggaaaagtgggggggggcaggactgaagtctccctctttgtctatttattgtgcAAACCTGTGAGCTACAAAGTAAGCAGGGAACCTTCATTTGTGTTTCACAGGGCCTGGGTGCAAAAGCAGAACGCCGACTCAGAAATGCATGCACCCGCACCCATATACTGTGAATGTGATGCACATGATGTAATCATGATTTCGAAATGAAGGGTCAGTTAGATCAAGAGTGGATGGGATTTGTCTGTGACGAGAGCGTAAACACAGCCTGACACACCTTCCCTGTCCCTCTGCTCAGAAACTGCTCTTCCTTCCTCCCACCCTCTCACCGTCTGCTTCTCAGATTCATTCTTCACCTGGTGACAGACTTCACAGAACATGAGaccagaaaaatgaaaatgatcccCTCAGGTTCTTGACTGTGTGGTGAGAGCCTCTGTTGTGTGTTACTGTGGCTACTGGCACTTAAATACCGATGCACAAATCcctaaaaaagaaattaagagaCTGTGGTCACTGTGATGTGGATGAAAATCAAGCCCTATACAACAACCAAGTTGCTCATGTCTGACAGTGAGCTGTGAATTATCAGAAGgaaatacagtgtgtgtatacaaagcaaacacataTCTCTTGCTTTATCTTTTATCTGAccttttttttgccttgccttTTTCTGCCTGCATCTTTCCCCTCTCACAACTTCACAGAGAGGACTATGAGTTGTGTGTAAGAGGTAGAGTGGGGAAATGGGGTACTGAAGACCCcagagaaggacagaaaaaaagaaaaggagcacTAGAGGCATATGTGTAAAGACAATTAAGGatgggaaacagagagagagagagagagagagagagagagagaaagcatggAGAAACACTGCATATCGGTGAGAAGGAGTGATCTGGCTGCACAGGTTTGACTGGTGCAACTGGTGGGTGGGTGCATGGAATGTCAGTTACTGATGGGTGTGGTGCAGAGAGAtcgagagagagcaagaggaagagagaaacacTTTCCACCCAGGAAAAAAGGAACTCAAACAACACTTGTTGCCAACACTGAGGGCACGCACAGGCACGCAGTGTGACACAGGAACCCACCTGGACCCTGAGAACAGAATCGCTGTACTGACAGTCTGTGTGACAGACAAAGGCACACCTAGACACCAGCACAAGCAGGTACACAGCTACAGAGATACATGAGCCTCTGCAGCCTCAGGTGTATGACCACACAGTAACCTGCTCTCGGTGGATCTGTCTCTTAGGAACCAGGGACAGCAAGGGAGAAGGATTCTACGAATGGCTGAAGCTCCAAAGATTGAGCTCTTCATCAAGGTAAGACTAAgtaaaattgtgctttttagctgtttttgaagctgttttttAGGGGAGAAATCATGTCTCAGTTATACAATTTATCCTTGTGTTCTTTGTCCAAATCTTGCATAATGGTAGCCCATTCCACCACTTCCTGTGCTCATTTTTGAATTAAACAAGTACAGCTACTCTAAGTTACAATGGCTTTGTTGAACAGTCTGACCTTAGACCAATTTCTCTGAGACAACTTTGAGGCAAACTGACATCGCAAGGTCAACACAAGAGCAGTGCATGCATATTGACAATTTCATTGTCACTCTTTGCCAAATATAGATTTTCAAAAACGGGTGTAAAAAGGCATAGAATCAAATGTAAGTGGACTGTGAGCTATCATGGAGATTCAGGGGTGAGTTTTTGGTAAACTTGTTAATAGCCTGCTAAATATCAAATTGATTGAGAGATTTGTACGTACCCTCCCAACAACCTCAATGTGGGCTCAGCATTTCTCCGCGACTCCAGGGTAACTGAGAAACTGAGATTGACAGATGAACTGAGAAAAGCTTGTCTGGCTCGAAACTTCCCTTTTTGTGGGCGTGTATAAAAGATTAACCTAAAATTCACTTGTCTACCCATTTCCTCTAGAATATCAGGTTTGATCAAATCCTCTGATCCTGCATATGGCATACGCAGTTATGATTTTTTAGAATATGATTGCTGACATCAAAGcaaccatttttttcaaatgtattatcCAGTTTTACATTGGTGTGAAGCCAGTGGTGTAATTTCCTCTGGTGTATGGTTATACACTCTTATGTTAGTGTACAATAGtcatttcatgtctttttgtgAAGGAGGTGAAAATGACTGCCAATGATTTAAGCGTATATGTGGTGTTTGGGAAGATCTCtgaaaaatcatgttttattgtGAGTGTAAGTGCTGTTTGAGGAggaattgaaaaaaatggacacaaatgCATTACTATCCACAGTGCACAAACGATGGACAATTGCTTCTAGATAAATGGTGTTTGCAAATCTCACACCACCAAAAAGTCTTTTATTGGTTCTGATAGTGAGCTACACTGTACTTCCTGTCAAATTGGTCTGTTCTTACATCATATGGTTTCTCGCTGGTAATTACTGTAGGAGATAGTCACCACAACATCCAATAGCCATATTATAGAGATGAATACTTTACATCATTTATGCATGGTAGAGCGTATAAGGTATTTGAGAGATACAGATAAAGCTCTTTCGTTTTGATATAAAGTTAACTATGTTAAGTAACCTTTTGTGATGTCGTGGACTCAAAAGGGCTATTACTGAGCAAAGTATGAGGAAAGCATTAGTACGCTATGCTATACAAActattcaatttttttcacttcacttcacttgcGTCTTTGATGCCAGTGTTCAAGCACATTGGGAAGACAATGACAATTatttgttaaacaaaaaaagaaatgcctgttcccctttcctttctctgctctctccacctctttctctgcccatgcctctctctgtgtccccccctcccccaacgcctcttcctccctctctctctcctaggCGAGTGATGATGGAGAGAGTGTGGGGAACTGTCCGTTCTGCCAGCGACTCTTCATGATCCTCTGGCTGAAGGGGGTTAACTTCACCCTCACCACTGTCGACATGAAAAGGTGAGAGACGCTGGCCCCTTGGCACCCCTGTGCTGAAAGAATGAGAATGCTACCGTAACTGCATGGGACAGCAGTGGCTAGAGAGCCACACTAGCTACCAGcgggttgcaggtttgaaaccTTGACGACACTGCCGTCACACCAATGATCAAATGTTCTTCAAGTGAATTAGGTCAGTAGATATCccattttataaatgaattctatgtaagtcacattggataaaccaataaataatgtactgtGATGGTAGGTTAACTACTGCTGTTTGGGGGGAACTGTTCCCTTGCCTCTGGCCCagacagcagattttttttctccatccaACTgaagattaataaataaatgtgtgttttgtttatttatttgtcagggACAATGCATGCAATAAATGGAGGCATTCAGTTATTTGATGCTGTTGTGCAGCAGTTGGCCAGCAGCTGATTTTTCCTCTGCAGTACATGGGTGGACACTGGGATTAtataactctctctctctctctccctctatcccatGATCCCACTCTATCAGGGCTCCAGAGGTGCTGAAGGACCTGGCCCCAGGCTCCCAGCCGCCCTTCCTCATCTTTAATGATGAGGTGCGCACTGACACCAACAAGATCGAGGAGTTTCTTGAGGAGGCTCTGGCGCCCCCACAGTGAGTGTAACAAGCATTTTAAATTCTACACATCAGTTAAACTATCTCTTGctctcacatacagacaaagCAGGTATTTCAAGTTGTTTATAGGTAATATATAGATGTTAtattcttaaaaacaaacatacaaaatacacatgTGCAAGCACACGGATACTAAACTTCAGCCCCTGTATGGGTCAAATTCCTAATTTATTGCCTCAAAACACACTAGAAGAATTGCTTAAATATCACACAGACATGTTCTCAAAAATGAGTACATATTAAACTCACAAAGTAGAGACACAAAACACCCAGAAAGCACAAAAAGACCTGCATAGATATTGCATATAAACATTACGTAAAGgctcaaataaaaacacagtgtacACAGTCACCACTGAGATCACTCCAACACTGTATATTCATCATGTACCTGCACTGCATGCTCAGAgtgaatacacaaacacaaacagacacgtTACACTCATGTGCACAAACTGCTCCTGAACACATGTTTGACCATGCCCCCACAGGTACCCCAAGCTGTGCTGTCGCTATAAGGAGTCCAACGGTGCAGGAGATGACATCTTTCACAAGTTCTCAGCCTACATCAAGAACCCCAACCCTGGGCTCAATGACAGTAAGGGCGCAGGGCTGCTTTTCGGTTGTCTGTCGCACACGTATCAGTGCCTTTCCTGCCTCACCCTGCCGTGCTAGTTTGTGGTATTAGTGATGAGAGAGTGACAGGCTGTGTCTCGACTGTGACTGACAAGGGGTTGAGATGGAGCTGTCCTGCTTCtttttcactcagatttacccTTCCACTGCAGgtgcaaaagcaaaaatgatcatttgcgtgcaaaaaaaaaaaaaaaacgtgtgtcTTCTTTAGTGAAGAAAAGAGTTGCAGAATACCAGTGAGATACAGTATACAGACGTTTGTCACAactagagagacagagaatggcatacataaacacagcacagacttcGTTTCAGGGTTTTACTAAGTCATTAAGATTCAGTTCCACTTGGTTTTATTCTTCACTATCTAAGCATGTAAAtgataaatttcatttcatttgactaATTTCATTTctagtttgtgtttttttttaacttcctaAATTTCTTATAGAGAATTAGTCTTTTTTAATAGCTGATACATGGTTTGGTGTGAATATGATTGCGTTTTGGGACCAcagttgtttctctgtcttgACCAGTCCAGCTACTTGGTTTGAGCTGAAACTCAACTCTTGTTTGCCTCAGTGCTGGAGAAGAAGTTCCTTAAGAGCCTCATGAAGCTGGATCAGTACCTGCTTACTCCCCTCCCACACGAGCTGGACAAGAACCCGGACCTGAACCAGTCAACTCGACAGTATCTGGATGGAGACTCCCTGACCCTCGCAGACTGCAACCTTCTGCCCAAGCTCAACATTGTCAAGGTAACAGGGTGCACACCGAGACGAATCTCTCACCACTTTAGGTGTGATTCTTGCACATTGCGACAGCTCTTCAAACTCTCATACCCGATAGACTCAGTCTTCCTAATTTATGTTCAGTTCTATGAGAAATTGTCAATTATGTGAGGAAGAAGCTGACACTGGCTACAAGAAGGCAACGTGTCAGAATCTAAACTCCTCAGAGAACTTTAGCTGAATAGAAGAGACAACAGATCAATATGGCGTTATTGCCGTTCTCCCACAACCTATTCCGACATCAAAATTAACAGACACTTTGCTGACCTTGTCAACCCTGAAATCTATCCGTTATTCAGTTGTAGTAGAACCAGAACCAACGCCTCAATACCCAAtagtaacaataaaataatgtactttaaaatattctttaaaatgtatgcagaGACATTTggacacattaaaacaatatttctcATTCTGCATGTCACATTGTAACATTAATTGATATATCTTACTTTTTACATGGGATTTCATCCCTTGAAAGTGCTACAAAtttcttccctccccctctgttaAGTGCATCTCCAGCCTCCTCTTCAGCTAACACCCTTGTTTGACATATTCATCACTGAgggtttttaaaaagtgacattGGGCTTGTCTTTTTTGGATCAAAGCTGTATAGCTTCACCTGCCTTTATGACATGTGGATGGGATGATGCAGTATACTGAGGGAATAGAATGTGTCACCCAGGAGATGCAAAGATAAGTGAATAAGGACAgaatctgcacagcactgaaagtGAAAGAAGTTTGTTGTCATATTTTAGTGTTTCCATGCATGAAGATAAGTCATGTAAAGTATGTTGATGTTTGAATGGCATAAAAAATAATTGGGAGCTTCTGGGGAATTggcagatttctgtttttggtCTGGATGATTGGCAGCATTATAGACACTCTTCCAAGTAACCACTTATGGTACAGAATAGGCATGTGCTGTATGCTAATGGattgtcatcattatttttagttttactaatgtatgctgttttgtgttttactcCAGTTAGGGGCcatgaaaaaaaggtttatcCTTACTTTTACAGACGGGGATGTGGTAAGCAGAAATAGGCTGAATGGCCCATTCCTATTGTCTAAATTTCATTATCTACCCTTTGTCCCCCTTAGGTTGTGTGTAGGAAGTACCGGGACTTTGAGATCCCTGCGGCTCTGACGGGGCTAACCCGGTACCTGGAGCACGCCTACCGCCAAGAAGAGTTCCGCCACACCTGTCCCAAAGACTCCGAAATCCTGCTTGCCTATCACTCTGTGGCCAAATACCTCAACAGATAAAAGGAGTgaagatgagagagggagatgtgatGGAGGAGACAGGGCCATCAGGAGAGATGGGGATGgatgagtgtgtacatgtgagtgtgagtgtgtgtgtgtgtgtgtgtgtgtgtgtgtgtgtgtgttggggggggggggggggggggggcaaagaaaggagaaaaagtaCAGAAGAGAAGTAAATGAGCTAGAGTTGGCAGAGTATAACTGGATCTGTATGAAAGACGCCATTGCCACATGATCTGACTCGATCTGTAAAACACCCTCTGTACATACCTGCATAAAATGAGTGAATTCAGTTACCTCAGTTTTTGTATGTCATCAAACATCTATATTGTATACAACTTTGTGGGCCTGTCATAAAGCCATCTTCTAGAGCACTCTCTCTTTAAAAGAATGttcttttaaatgaagaaaactcAAACAATAACccacaaaaataatcaaaacagtaatgaaatgcaaacagtaatcatcaaagtcaaagtcaaaaaagtcaaagtcaaagtcaaatcATCAAAGTCAAAAAAGCTAATGTTCTACTCATTAGTATAAATGCTGATAATATTCATCTTGGACAAGCATGATTCTTCTAAGACAGTGTTTCCTAGTCCTGTCCCTGGAAGTCCACTGTGTATGCTGGAATGTATTTCCACCAGAGCTCACTAATTAGGTTTTTATTATGCTTTCAGTTGAATTACTGAGCTGAGATTGAGTTTAGCATAGAACCATTAAGTTATTAATCCTAATAAAAGGAGATAAAATTAGGAGCGGATGTCAAAGTTGAaatgttgtacttttgttcttTAGTGGCTCAAACACACCtgcaacatttattttagaGAGAAACTATAGAAGATTACTGCCACACATGCCATATTCACACCAGTATTCAATTAAAAACTTAATAAAGCTTTAACAACTGAGCTCACTTtgaacaaaaagcaaacatcccccaggaccaggactgaTAAACACTAATCTCAGAGGACTGCATTGCAATTCTTACTAAcgagtgtgtgtatttgagtttCTCACTTACTTGTGTATTTAAACTCTGGCATCACATAatcattatattacaaaatgaCTCATtaataaaagctgaaaatatATTGATCAGCACTTAATTCTGATGTTCCTTTTAAGTAACAGGTATGACTTGTCTCAATGTACAAGGTCAGGCAGAATATTCGCACTGAGGTTAATTTTGAACcacaagaaagaaacaaaagttCTGTGAAGT belongs to Megalops cyprinoides isolate fMegCyp1 chromosome 5, fMegCyp1.pri, whole genome shotgun sequence and includes:
- the clic3 gene encoding chloride intracellular channel protein 3; the encoded protein is MAEAPKIELFIKASDDGESVGNCPFCQRLFMILWLKGVNFTLTTVDMKRAPEVLKDLAPGSQPPFLIFNDEVRTDTNKIEEFLEEALAPPQYPKLCCRYKESNGAGDDIFHKFSAYIKNPNPGLNDMLEKKFLKSLMKLDQYLLTPLPHELDKNPDLNQSTRQYLDGDSLTLADCNLLPKLNIVKVVCRKYRDFEIPAALTGLTRYLEHAYRQEEFRHTCPKDSEILLAYHSVAKYLNR